A genomic stretch from Setaria italica strain Yugu1 chromosome VII, Setaria_italica_v2.0, whole genome shotgun sequence includes:
- the LOC101757633 gene encoding LOW QUALITY PROTEIN: cation transporter HKT4-like (The sequence of the model RefSeq protein was modified relative to this genomic sequence to represent the inferred CDS: deleted 1 base in 1 codon; substituted 1 base at 1 genomic stop codon), whose amino-acid sequence MHPSSSILHTLQRVKLYLATNLSSSNLEAARIIEDKFQKLLGFLSMKLATLSRCLTQFITHSFWRLVFQSNPFVVQLIYFMAISFAGFVALKNLNPHGKPVPSDFDLMFTSVSTATVSSMSTIQMEDLSDQQLWVLILLMLLGGEVFTSMLGLHFNNAKANKEELSRRSLSSNSREIEVSIPANSIKQIDMESGQPEPVISHNQVQQTKSTRHSSRAILAHIVTGYFLASVMSSSVVIISYFWLNSDARQVLQSKEIKVCTFAIFIAVSSFANCGFTPLNSNMQAFTKNYILLLLVIPQILAGNTLFSPLLRLSVWALGKISGKQECAHILRYPEETGYKHLPTQRNSVYIFLTVIGLILLQVICVCSLEXGSKAFEGMNWFQKLVGSLFQSVNTRQAGEAVVDISKPNKHTRDGMALDI is encoded by the exons ATGCATCCATCCAGTTCAATTCTACATACCCTGCAGCGTGTCAAATTATATTTGGCCACAAATCTCTCATCATCAAATTTGGAGGCGGCAAGGATCATTGAGGACAAATTTCAGAAGCTCCTTGGATTTCTGTCCATGAAGCTTGCTACCCTGTCCAGATGTCTGACACAATTCATCACGCACTCTTTCTGGCGTCTGGTTTTCCAaagcaatccttttgtagttcAACTCATTTACTTCATGGCAATCTCATTTGCTGGTTTTGTTGCTCTGAAGAATCTCAACCCGCATGGGAAGCCAGTTCCAAGTGAT TTTGACCTGATGTTCACCTCTGTGTCCACAGCGACTGTCTCGAGCATGTCGACAATTCAAATGGAGGATTTATCTGACCAGCAGCTCTGGGTTCTGATCCTTCTGATGCTATTGGGAGGGGAAGTGTTCACTTCAATGCTAGGGCTCCATTTCAACAATGCCAAGGCCAACAAAGAAGAGCTTTCTCGGAGAAGTTTGAGTTCGAACAGCAGGGAAATCGAGGTCAGCATTCCTGCCAACAGCATAAAGCAGATTGATATGGAAAGTGGCCAACCAGAACCAGTTATATCACACAACCAGGTACAGCAAACCAAAAGCACAAGACATAGTTCTCGCGCTATCTTGGCCCACATAGTGACAGGTTATTTTTTAGCTAGTGTTATGTCCAGTTCTGTAGTCATTATTAGTTACTTTTGGCTTAATTCAGATGCAAGGCAAGTCCTACAAAGTAAAGAGATCAAAGTATGCACCTTTGCCATCTTCATAGCAGTGTCCTCATTTGCAAATTGTGGCTTCACTCCACTAAACAGTAATATGCAAGCTTTCACAAAGAACTACATTCTTTTGCTTCTAGTAATCCCGCAAATTCTAGCAGGCAATACTTTATTTTCACCACTCCTAAGGTTAAGCGTGTGGGCCTTGGGGAAAATCAGTGGAAAACAAGAGTGCGCTCACATCCTTCGGTATCCTGAGGAGACTGGCTACAAGCATTTGCCCACACAGCGGAACTCTGTTTACATCTTTCTGACAGTAATAGGGCTGATTTTGCTGCAAGTTATATGTGTTTGCTCTTTGGAGTGAGGTTCAAAGGCCTTTGAAGGAATGAACTGGTTTCAGAAATTGGTAGGCTCATTGTTTCAGAGTGTCAATACAAGACAAGCCGGTGAAGCCGTTGTTGATATCTCTAAGCCTAACAAACACACTAGAGATGGTATGGCTCTGGACATATAG